The Chloroflexaceae bacterium genome has a segment encoding these proteins:
- a CDS encoding amidohydrolase translates to MSEPIDLLLAGGTVVTMDAAWTIIPEGAVAVRGREIVAVGPANELARRYAARETIDCTGCAVIPGLINGHAHVPMSLLRGMTADQQLDVWLFGYMFPVESKFVDEEFSYVGTLLSCAEMLRGGTTTFVDMYYFEDQVARAADEAGMRAICGQTVMRLPTPDAASFDEGLERARRFIEEWCGHERIVPTVAPHAPYTCTDRIYQEAAALCRKYGVPLITHLSETAREVEESIREREVTPIRYARRVGAFDVPCIAAHCTHATDDDIRLLREARVGAVPCPTSNLKLASGIAPYKRLIDAGVRTGLGTDGPASNDDQDMFTEIQLAALLPKGVSGDPTAVTAREALALATCWGARAVHLEHLVGSLEPHKRADITVVELGKLHSAPRYFYSPEAIYSHLVYGARAADVRHVLVDGRMLVRDRALLTLDEEAILARAQAISARIDEFLASRERNLMAKILALGGVQQAEIFEIQVKARLGPDGEGKVRRLLEDPRVTITKSSIRTQYDTYFLFKNRERIRIREDHRTDPGARLEPKYTLTLMAEAIRGEYPHAIVLSRARYTARADRTVRFYREYFQPDRVVELEKRRRRWRIMYREHDFAINLDTLLGGSDSGPYLEIKSRTWSSRDAAERAALIGELLAIAGVHERDLVKQEYVEMV, encoded by the coding sequence ATGTCCGAACCAATAGACCTCCTACTTGCCGGCGGAACCGTGGTGACGATGGACGCGGCCTGGACGATCATCCCCGAAGGGGCCGTGGCGGTGCGCGGGCGCGAGATCGTCGCCGTGGGGCCGGCAAACGAACTGGCGCGGCGCTACGCTGCCCGTGAAACGATAGATTGCACTGGCTGCGCCGTCATCCCCGGCCTGATTAACGGCCACGCCCACGTGCCCATGAGCCTGCTGCGCGGTATGACCGCCGACCAGCAACTCGATGTCTGGCTCTTCGGTTATATGTTCCCGGTGGAGAGCAAGTTCGTGGACGAGGAGTTCTCCTACGTCGGCACGCTGCTCTCTTGCGCCGAGATGCTGCGCGGCGGCACGACGACCTTCGTGGATATGTACTACTTCGAGGACCAGGTGGCGCGAGCCGCCGACGAGGCCGGCATGCGCGCCATCTGCGGCCAGACGGTGATGCGCCTGCCCACCCCCGACGCCGCCTCGTTCGACGAGGGCCTCGAGCGCGCGCGGCGCTTCATCGAGGAGTGGTGCGGCCATGAGCGGATCGTGCCCACGGTCGCGCCCCACGCGCCCTACACCTGCACCGACCGGATCTACCAGGAGGCGGCGGCGCTGTGCCGCAAGTATGGCGTGCCGTTGATCACCCATCTCTCGGAGACCGCCCGCGAGGTTGAGGAGAGCATTCGCGAGCGCGAGGTGACGCCCATCCGCTACGCCCGGCGCGTTGGGGCCTTCGATGTGCCCTGTATCGCCGCCCATTGCACCCACGCCACCGACGATGACATCCGCCTGCTGCGCGAGGCCCGCGTCGGGGCCGTGCCCTGCCCCACCAGCAACCTCAAACTGGCCAGCGGCATTGCCCCCTACAAGCGGCTGATTGACGCTGGCGTGCGCACTGGTCTGGGCACCGATGGGCCGGCCTCCAACGACGATCAGGATATGTTCACCGAGATCCAGCTCGCGGCCCTGTTGCCTAAAGGCGTCAGCGGCGACCCGACCGCGGTGACCGCCCGCGAGGCTCTGGCGCTGGCGACGTGCTGGGGCGCGCGCGCTGTGCATCTGGAGCACCTCGTCGGGTCCCTGGAGCCGCACAAGCGAGCCGACATCACTGTGGTGGAGCTGGGCAAGCTCCACAGCGCGCCGCGCTACTTCTACAGCCCCGAAGCGATCTACTCGCACCTGGTCTACGGCGCCCGCGCCGCCGATGTGCGTCACGTGCTCGTTGATGGGCGGATGCTGGTGCGCGACCGCGCCCTGCTGACCCTCGACGAGGAGGCCATTCTGGCTCGCGCCCAGGCTATCTCGGCGCGCATTGATGAGTTCCTGGCCTCCCGCGAGCGCAACCTGATGGCGAAGATCCTGGCTCTCGGCGGGGTGCAGCAGGCCGAGATCTTCGAGATCCAGGTCAAGGCGCGTCTCGGCCCCGATGGCGAGGGCAAGGTGCGCCGCCTCCTCGAAGATCCGCGGGTTACGATCACCAAGAGCAGCATTCGCACGCAATATGATACGTACTTTCTGTTCAAAAATCGCGAGCGTATTCGCATCCGCGAGGATCATCGCACCGATCCCGGCGCGCGCCTCGAACCGAAGTACACCCTCACCCTGATGGCCGAGGCCATCCGCGGGGAGTACCCTCATGCCATCGTGCTCTCGCGCGCTCGCTACACCGCCCGCGCCGACCGTACCGTGCGCTTCTACCGCGAGTATTTTCAGCCCGACAGGGTGGTCGAGCTGGAGAAACGCCGGCGGCGCTGGCGGATCATGTACCGGGAGCATGATTTCGCCATCAATCTCGATACCCTCCTTGGCGGCAGCGACTCGGGCCCCTACCTGGAGATCAAGAGCCGCACCTGGAGCAGCCGCGACGCCGCCGAGCGCGCCGCGCTAATTGGCGAACTCCTCGCCATCGCCGGCGTGCATGAGCGCGATCTGGTGAAGCAAGAATACGTGGAGATGGTGTGA